The sequence below is a genomic window from Oncorhynchus nerka isolate Pitt River linkage group LG7, Oner_Uvic_2.0, whole genome shotgun sequence.
TTTGTTTAAACTCTgtctaaaaaatgtatttaatttaatttaaatgaTGTCTGGCTCCTACTCCTACTGGCTCCTACTAGTCTCctactagcagcaccatatcccCTGGTAACGTTCAGAGTATGTTGTGTcacactagcagcaccatatcccCAAGTAAcactctgagtatgttgtctcaCACCAGCAGCACCATATCCCCTGGTAACGTTCAGAGTATGTTGTCTTctactagcagcaccatatcccCTGGTAACGTTCAGAGTATGTTGTCTcacactagcagcaccatatcccCAAGTAAcactctgagtatgttgtctcaCACTAGCAGCACTATATTCACAAGTAAAAAGTATAAGCATCAGGCTTGTTGGTCTAGGGGTATTATACTTGCTTAGGGTGCAAGAGGTCTGGGGTTCAAAACCCATAAGAGACAACTTCTTAATGTCAGAATATCAGAGTGATGTTAAttaaccaggaatacgactttcccaaagtggatcctttgtctgcaccacccagggcatttgaactgattcaAGAGGCTGACCCAAAATTCATGccactagagggagacagagcagtcttctggtcagactttgGAGGCACGCACACCACCCACCTCTTCCAAGTACATTACTCACTAATATCCAGTCCCTAGataacaaggttgatgaaatcagggaaagggttgctttccagagaggcatcagggattgtaacatactcttgttcaatggaaacatggctctctctgaATATGCTGTGGAAGTTGGTATAGCCACCTGGATTCTCAGTGTGTCGTGCCGACAGGAACAAAACATCTCTCCGGGCAGAAGAAGGACAGGGGTgtgtgtttcatgattaacgactcatggtgtaactgtaacaacatacaggaactcaagtatttttttcacctgacctagaattcctcacaatcaaataccgaccgtattatctcccaagaaaATTATCTttggttattgtcacagccgtgtatattccccctcaagctgataccacgacggccctcatgtggataggggggtgctccctctgctgtttcctgaagtccaaaaTCATCTCCTTCTCctagtcgttgttggtaatcaagcctaccactgtagtgtcgtccgcaaacttgatgattgagttggaggcgtgcatggccacgcagtcgtgggtgaacattcAGAATATGTGTAAATGTGCTTGGCGAATAAAGATGATTCTGATTCTGATATGTACAAGCCTAGTCAAATAGATTCAGATTGTTGTGTGGATTGaagatttcatctttatttaaccaggtggactagttgagaacaagttataatTTGCAGCTGCGAAGATACACTGTTTCATCATTCACTTCACGTGTACACCCACCCCAAAAAAATTTTTAACCAAAGGAACGATCATATAattgtgtaaatatatataaagCTGTTCATACTGTATTTGACACCAACACACTTCTCTGCAGTAGATGGCGTGATGAGCATTCCGAACTGAAACATTATCCAACCACGCGAATAAGAAATCCCTCACGCGCGCGTGCGCATTTACAGACCGGAAAGCGTAATTGCGTCGAGCGGAAACTGGTACGTCCTTTCTGAAGCGGACTGCCATCATGGTGAGTTCGCAATGAAGCTTGTGGAGTTTGAAAAaatgattaaataaaaatattccTTATTGTTAAGCACCCTCAACTGATATGTAAATACATAGTGTGTCGTTATGTTCGCTTTATTAAAGTTTAAGGTTTTGAAGAAAATAGTTTCGATGGGTTTTGGACATAATGTCGGCTGTTCCGCATGCTACAACGTGGTGAAGAACAGGCCGATAATCAGTAGACTAGCGTTAGTCAACTATCGAGTTTAGGCAGCGCCAGCATCAAACTAATTGGAAGCGCGAACGCAGAGTAGTTTCTCTATTTGTTTTCTTAGTTTGGTTTTTGTCGTTCCCCGGCCATATGTAAACTAGCTAACGGTAGTTACTGTATCTGCTAGCGTGCTAGGCTTAGGGATAAGTTACTAGTACCACTCCGGTACAGCTTGTTAGCGTCTATACACTTCTCGGTATTGGTGTTTTCCCACAAACTAATAGCCATGTCCCAAATGTAAATCACAAACGTTTGTGACAGTGTCGAGAGGGTTATAAGAAAGTAGTTAGCTAGTGACCCCACGTCTACCGAAGTGTTTTGTCCGTCAGTAGGCTGGACAatagtcaaaattcacccaaagcTGAAAAAAATGTCAGAACGTGGCTAAGATGGAACACTAGCGCGAACCCATAGCAAATGAATATTGTCGAATGTTCAGAGCCTGTTTTGACTGGAGTGACAATTATATTATTCGATTTCAACCTAAATGGCACCAACATGTATCCCCCCTCCTTTTTTATTTTCCACCACAATCTTAGGACCAAACTGAAAATTAACTAGTATAGAACGTAAACATCCGCGCATCTGTGGTGCCAAGTGCATAACGAGGAAGTAGGGTAAAAAATGTTTGCAACTTTTGGTTATTTCTGATCTAGCGATCGATGACAGCAGAGCACGCTGCCCAACCTTGTGTAATTACAAAGAGGAGATTATCCTGCTTTTTAAAATGGTGTCCGACttgaataaataaatatacacGATGCGAGATTTGGCGAAGTATACCAGCATGCCTCTCCAGTGGGGGAGCTCAGCGTTCCAAGGGTGAAAGGTATTTCGGGGCTGGCGTTGGATGAGTACTGAGTACGCTGCCCAGCCTTACATAATTAGAGAGAGATTATCAAGTTTTAAAAATGGTGTCCAATTGAAGAAAGAAATGTAAACATTGCGAGATATTTGGCAAAATAGAAATACATGCCTATATTTCCCTATAGCAAACAATTGGGAAGACTACCACATTCCCATGAGTAATTTGTTAACATTTTAACTACAAGCAACGTGGGCAGATCTCATTGCCAACAATAGCAAAGCAGGCTCTGTAACGTAGACTAAACAGGGAAATAGAACGTTCAGAAGGCGAGTTGGTGCTCATTAGAACTAATAGGAGATGCCCCGAAATAAGGCCTGCTTTTTCGTGATTCAATTAAGCAGCTGGGACATATGGTAATATTATGAAACTGGGTTCCACAGCACAAAAAAAAGCATTGTTAAGTGTCCAGCCTATCATTATTCTCTTTTCTGGATCTTTGCCTACCAAGCTAGTTAACAACACTTATTTGTTGCAGGTGTTCAAGCGCTACGTTGAGATTGGCCGCGTTGCTTACATCTCTTTCGGGCCCCACGCAGGTAGCCTGGTGGCCATCGTTGATGTCATCGACCAAAACAGAGTAAGCATCGCATTGATCATATCCTGACTTTATGCCAGAGGTCTCCAACTCTCTTCCTTTTATGTTACTAGTTGTTCAGGCTTGTTCCAGCACTGCAGTAACATATCAGATTCACATGATCAACTAGTCAAGTCTTCTTTCTGGCCTGGAATTGGTTGACTGGTGTTACTGCAGGGCTGGAGCATGAGCCCGGCTCCAAACCGGTACCTGAAACACCTAGTCTGGTAGCGGTTGTTTGTCTGTCTTTTATCCACCAACACTTTCCCAGAGTCCTGCTTCAAAGTGTCCAGTGTCCCCACGGTGTGAGTGGTAGAGCCATGTTGTTGGCGTAAACTAACACCATTTTAAGAACGGTTCAACTCAGCATAGACATGTTTTAATTAAACTGGCTGTGGTGTGTTTGTCTCAGGCATTGGTGGATGGTCCCTGCACAGGGGTGAAGAGACAGTCAATGCCTTTCAAGTGCATGCAGCTCACTGACTACGTCATCAAAGTTCCACACAGGTGAGTGAGAGAACCTCAGAGTTGTATTTACTAGGAACCAAGCAGAAGCAAACTGAATGAAACAGGGAAGGTACCTACTGAAATTTGTCCAATATAAACTTATTTGCGTTGCAAGATGTTTCGCTACGGGTTGCACATGAATATTTTCCCGTCCTCAAGACCTTGGATTGGTTCAGTCAGTTTTATTACAGCTGAGCGGGTTCCAAAACGCATcctctcgcgcacacacacacacacttccaattAATTGAGTTTGGCTTTTGTTTTCCCTGTGGTGGATTTTTGAGTCGATAGTCACAGACCTACTGCAATAGCCTCACAGAACACAATACCTTTGGCTCTTCTCTGTCCATTTGGATCCTCTGAGCCATAACCCTTCCTGTGTTGCAGCGCTCGTCAGAAGTTTGTGAGACGTGCCTGGGAGAAGGCCCAAGTCACTGAGAAGTGGGCAGAAAGCAACTGGGCCAAGAAGATCGAAGCCAGGCGAAAGGTACAGTGTTGTTTTTGGATTACTTTTAAGCTGCTAATCAATAAGCATCTCCTTATGTGGTCTACATGTTTCTGACAGTCCCTGGACTAGGCCTTCTGTCTCCTTAGTAGCCCTGGAGCTGTGTTTTTCTAAATGGGGGGGGGGTTGGTCTGCTTGTGGCTAACAGTTGGTTCCTTGAGGGTTTTGTGGCTAAACATTTTGTCAAATTGGACATATGATAATTCAAAAGGCTTTAGGTGAATCACTGCCCACAAACAGTTTTGTCTTGCTTATGCTACTGCAATGTTTCTGCAA
It includes:
- the LOC115131257 gene encoding large ribosomal subunit protein eL14-like, with the translated sequence MVFKRYVEIGRVAYISFGPHAGSLVAIVDVIDQNRALVDGPCTGVKRQSMPFKCMQLTDYVIKVPHSARQKFVRRAWEKAQVTEKWAESNWAKKIEARRKRAQMSDFDRFKVMKAKKMRNKVIKHEVKRLQKEAAKKA